The Pollutimonas sp. M17 sequence GCGCAATGGTGGTCGTGGCGTTGCTGCAGATGAACGAGGCATAGCCTTGCTGGGCCGCCAGGAAGGCGTAGGGGGAAATCGGCCCGAAATGATTGCTGCCGCGCGCAAACACCACGCCCACGCCGGTCTGTTGAGCCAATGCCATCGCTTCTTTCAGGGCTGTTTGGCCGACCAGGGGACCGATGCCGTTGTCCCCGTCGAGCTTGCTGATGGCGAGGGCCGACTTTTCAATCTTCATTTCCGCCGATGCCTTGATGCCGCCCAAATCCAGGCGCTCGCCGTACGACTCCACGCGGCTGACCCCGTGGGTATGCAAGCCGAACATATCGGCCAGCACCAGGATTTCGGCGGTACTGCGGGCATCCGGCTCGCTGAGCCCATAGGTTTGCAGGGCTTTGACCGTGATCTCGGTCAGGCGGCTTTGTTCTACTCGTTCCAGCGTCATCAGTGGCTCTTCTTTCAAGTTGAAAATAGGTATGTGGAATCCGTATTTTTGTTTTGTGTGTATATGAATTCTTTTGTATACATAAACGAGTGAAATTATGCCCCGGATTTTTCCCGAATTCAAGTTCCTCTCGAAATCCGGGAAAACAGGGGCGGGAAATCAGGGGGTTAGAACGATGGCGCCGCTGGTCCGGCGCGCCTGGGCGGCTTCATGGGCCTGCACCACGTCATCGAGGCGATAGCGGGCGCCGATGCTGGCCAGCACGGTGCCTGAAGACATCGCGTCGAACAGCACCTTGGCATTCGCCCGAAACGTCGCCGGATCGGCGTTATGGGGAAAGACCGACGGGCGGGTCAGAAAGAGGCAGCCTTTCTTGTTGAGCAGTTCAGGAGAGATTTCGGGCGCAGGTCCGGACGCCGCGCCATACAAAACGACCAGGCCGAAAGGCGCCGCGCAATCGAGCGAATGCAGGAAGGTGTGGCGGCCCACCGAGTCGTAGACGACGCGCGCCTTGCGGCCGCCCGTTTCGGCCAGCAGCGTTGCGGGCCAGCCGGGCAAGCTGTAGTCGATGGCGATGTCGCAGCCGGCCTCGCGCGCCAGCCGGCACTTATCCGCAGAGCCGGCCGTTCCGACGACGAAGGCGCCCAGATGCTTGGCCCAGCGGCACAGTATCTGGCCGACCCCGCCGGCGGCCGCGTGCACCAGCACCATGTCGCCAGGCTGAACGCGATGGGTCTTGTGCAGCAGATATTGAGCCGTCATACCCTTGAAAAGCACGGCCGCCGCATCCTCGCATGAGATATCGTCCGGCAAGGCAAGCAGCTTGTCAGCCGGCACATTGCGCAGGCTGGCGTACGCGCCCACGCCGGCGTTCATATAGGCTACGCGATCGCCCGCCTTGAAATTGGATACGCCCGGGCCGGTCGCCACGACCACGCCGGCGGCCTCATGGCCGAGACCGGTCGGCAGAGGCAGCGGGTAGACGCCCTGGCGTTGATAGATATCGATGTAGTTGAAGCCGATGGCTTCCTGGCGGACTTGAACCTGACCGGCTTGCGGCGCGGGCAGTTCCTCTTCGACCACCTGCATGACCGACTCGGGTCCGAAGGACTGGATTTTCACTACTTTGGCTTTGGACAATGTCTGCGCTCCGTTGTTGTTATCAAAAAGAAAGGCCGATGCTTCTGACGGCATCGGCCAACTTTACCGCTTTTTACCGGGAGCACAGAGATAGACAAGTCAGGAACCGGCCCGCGCCAGTGCCCTGGCGCGGGGTTTCGATCAGGCTATTTCCAGCACTTTAGCGCCTTTCTCTCCCGATTTTTTTGGCAGCGTCAGTTCCAGTACACCGTCCTGATACCGAGCGCTGGCCTGGGCATCGTCTATGTCCTGCGCCAGCACGAAGCTGCGCGATTGCACGCCGTAATAGCGTTCGCTGTGCAGGACGGTTTCACCGTCTTTTTGCTCGCTTTCCTTTCGCGTCTCGACGCGGATCGAGACCGTGTTTCCGTCCAGCGTGACCTTTACATCTTCCTTCCGAGCTCCGGGCACTTCGGCTTTCACGCTGTAAGCCTGCTCGCTTTCGGAAACGTCCAGGTTTATGCGTGGAGCCGCCTGCTCGCCCAGCGGGCCGCTCAGGCGGAAATTCTTGAACATCTCGTCAAAGTCGCGGAATGCGTCGAAACGGGAAAGTTCGCCGAATGGATTGAAGCGCATCAGATTGTTTGCCATTTTCAACCTCGCTATAAGATGGTTTACCTTCGACATACACAGGGCGCCGGCGTGGTTCCGGGGAACGCGGCCTGGCCCGGCCGGGCGGAAAAGACAACCCACCCTTTGGTGTGATATATAAGATCGGCCGGAAAAATTTCAAGAGGGGAAACCAATATGGCAACGGTCGACGTGGCAGGCGCGCGAGTCGCCTATCGGGTGGATGGGGAAGGGCCTACGATGGTCCTTGTACACGGAACCGGCGCGGATGCCGTGACCAACTGGGAACATCTGGTGGGGCAGTTTGCCGAGCGATGGACGGTCGTCCGTCCTGATTATTCCGGCTCGGGCCAAACGCGGGACGGCGATGGCGCCCTGACCCTTCCCATGCTGGCCGAACAAGTCCGGGCGGCGGCCAATGCGGGCGGGAAGGCGCCTTTCGACCTGGTGGGGTATTCGCTGGGGGCCTGCATTGCCGCATACATCGCGGCCGAGCATCCCGAACAAGTGCGGTCGGTGGTCTTGCTGGCCGGCCTGGCCGGCGGTGGGGATAGCCGCCTGAAGCTTCAATTTGAATTGTGGCGCGATCTTATCCGCACGGATCGCCGGGCGCTTGCGCGTATGGTGCTTCTGACGGGCTTCAGTCCCGATTTCCTGGCCGGCTGGAGCCAG is a genomic window containing:
- a CDS encoding quinone oxidoreductase family protein, producing MQVVEEELPAPQAGQVQVRQEAIGFNYIDIYQRQGVYPLPLPTGLGHEAAGVVVATGPGVSNFKAGDRVAYMNAGVGAYASLRNVPADKLLALPDDISCEDAAAVLFKGMTAQYLLHKTHRVQPGDMVLVHAAAGGVGQILCRWAKHLGAFVVGTAGSADKCRLAREAGCDIAIDYSLPGWPATLLAETGGRKARVVYDSVGRHTFLHSLDCAAPFGLVVLYGAASGPAPEISPELLNKKGCLFLTRPSVFPHNADPATFRANAKVLFDAMSSGTVLASIGARYRLDDVVQAHEAAQARRTSGAIVLTP
- a CDS encoding Hsp20/alpha crystallin family protein, whose translation is MANNLMRFNPFGELSRFDAFRDFDEMFKNFRLSGPLGEQAAPRINLDVSESEQAYSVKAEVPGARKEDVKVTLDGNTVSIRVETRKESEQKDGETVLHSERYYGVQSRSFVLAQDIDDAQASARYQDGVLELTLPKKSGEKGAKVLEIA
- a CDS encoding alpha/beta fold hydrolase, whose amino-acid sequence is MATVDVAGARVAYRVDGEGPTMVLVHGTGADAVTNWEHLVGQFAERWTVVRPDYSGSGQTRDGDGALTLPMLAEQVRAAANAGGKAPFDLVGYSLGACIAAYIAAEHPEQVRSVVLLAGLAGGGDSRLKLQFELWRDLIRTDRRALARMVLLTGFSPDFLAGWSQRQVDETLEMIMATNWWEGMLRQVELDLTLDMSPYVGRITAPTLVIGCTHDHMVPPSHARALAAAVPGARYAEMPTGHLAPLERPDEFVGLVKEFLASR